The Bacillus zhangzhouensis region TTAATATGTACGGCTTTATCTGCTTAGATGACCACTGCAAGAAAGAATTCAGATTTTTCTAAAATCAACAAAAAACCCTCATCCCTGGAAAGGGACGAGAGATTTTTTGGTTCCCGCGGTACCACCCTTGTTAGCGTAACATGCTGTTCATACGCTCACTTAATATCTTTAACGCAGACATGCGACAGAAGCTTTAACGCAACTGCAACTCTGAGGCGAGTTCGGAAGCAGATTTGATTGACTTTCACCAGCCGTCAATTCTCTAAAGACAAATACTGCTTTCCTACTACTCCTCTTCACTGTTCTTATCGTAACCGTCATCTAAGTAGTATTTTATAGAATTATGATCATAAGTGCAAGCAGGTTTGTATACAATGGGAATGTACCCTAGACTAGGGTAAAGTAGAGGATATTATTCGTGTGGAGATCGGTTATGACGGTTGGAGTCTGCATCCTGTGAACGCTGTTCTCTCACAAAATCAAAGCTTCGCAGAACTGCTTCTCCTCCGTAACCTGAAATAATTGATAAGATGACCAAGTGCAGACTAGAATCGGGATTTGAGGATAAGACAAGCAGTGTAGCGGCAATCATCCCAACGAGCCAATCTTCAATAAACCCTAAGTAAATAAACTTTTTTGTCATTCTGGGCTTCTCTAGCCTGCCTTTTTTCTTTACGTGACCGAGAATGCCCATGACCCCTCCAATGGCGCAAGCAATAATGACTTGTTGCAGCATTTTCATCACCTTCCTAAAGCCCTTAGAATAGTAAAGCGACTTCAGGCTGTCCAGCCCCCTGTAATGCCATTCTGCTGTTCCGTCATAATCCATGTAAAAGGTCTATTCTCTCTAACGAAGAAAAAAAGCTTGTTTCTTCCATTATATGTGAATGACCTAAAAACAATCTTGATGCATTGGAATCATTTTCACCTAATCCATATTAACTATTTTTGTCATTTTATGAATGATGACCAATTGATTCCTTCTTTTTCTAATGAAAAGTCTCCTTACTTACTCTATTCTAATGGAGGACAAACTATGATGACAAATTTAACAAAGCGTTTGCAATCATTGAAACAGAACATATGTTATGTTACGTTTATATGGATTCATTTGGTTGAAAAGACAACCATTTGATATGTCTTATAGCAGCAAAGGAGGGTAATATGGTCAGCTCGAACATCTTCGGCTTGCAAAAACAGCTTGAACTCATCAAAAAAGCGCTGGATCATGCGCGGATCGGTGTTATCATGACAGACCCTTCCTTAGAGGATAACCCTATCGTTTATGTGAATCATGGCTTTACACAAATGACTGGATACAAACAAGATGAGATTCTTGGGCGTAATTGTCGATTCCTTCAAGGAAAAGACACGGATCAAAAGCAGCTTGCTTTAATTCGTCATGGAATTCAAAACAAAACACCTATTACCACACAGCTAAAAAATTATAAAAAAGACGGCACTTTTTTTTGGAATGAACTCAATATAGATCCTCTATACATTGAACAAGATGACAAAACATTTTTCATTGGTTTTCAAAAGGATATTACGAAACAAAAAGAATATGAACAGCTCCTAGAAGATTCCTTACAGGAAGTCACCTCTCTTTCGACGCCAATCGTCCCAATCAAAAAGGGTGTATCTGCTCTTCCGCTTATCGGAAAATTATCTGAAGAACGCTTTGATGCAATTGTCGCTAAGTTAACCTGTATATTAGATGATTCAAAGGATGATTATTTAATTGTCGACCTTTCTGGTTTAATCGAGGTGGATGATTCCGTCGCAGCACGTATTTTCAAACTGCATCATCTTCTCAATCTAACTGGAACCGAACTAATCATCACTGGGATCAAGCCGCAGCTTGCGATGAAAATGAAAGACCTAGATACAGATTTCCAGAATACGCTCACTTATTTGACAGTAAAAGAAGCCATAAAAGGATTATCATTAGCTGAAAACCCTGTTTAAACAGGGTTTTTTTAGTTGAACCGCTCTTTGTAATGGAAAAATGAGGTATAATAGGTGTAAATAGTGATTTAGGGGGCTGTTAGACATGTTGTTACTCATCATAGGTCTTTTATGTGTTTGTTTTGCCATAGGATATGCCGTCAATTACTTCTTACTCAAACACCAGAACGAACTGATTTTTTCTAAGAAACTTTTTTATCCTTTTTTGATCATTGGTCTCTTCTTTTCCATTATGTCATTACCGTTGGCTGCTACAAATGCACCTAAGGCACAAGCCGATCCATCTTCCGAACAGCTGTTAAAGGATCAAAAGGAACTCTCATCTGACATGTCGCGCTTAAAAGCTGATAAAGAGTCGCTTGCCGCCTCTTTAGAAGACGCGGCAAAGGAAAAAGAAAAACTGGAAAAAAAGCTAGAAACCATCACCTCAGAAAAAGAAACGGTCAAACAGCAAAAAAAGACCATTCAATCGCTTGAAGAGAAAATAGACAAGCTTACCTCCAGCAATGAAACACTCAAAAAAGAAAACAAGAATAGTAGCAGCGATACGAAGTCTTCCACCGTCCAGCGCTCCGCTCCTAAAGATGAAGGAAAAATCACAGGCGGTCATGAATCACAAAAGGAAACAAAAAAAGAATCGGCTGCCTGTAACATTAAAGGGAGTGTCAACGGCATTTATCACACACCAAGCAGCAGATACTATTCTAGAACAAAGAATGTAACCAAAATGTTCTGCTCCGTAGAAGAGGCAGAGCGTGCCGGATACAGGGCACCTAAGCAATAGCGATGATTATTTAAGATAAAAAGAACCTCCTGTGCGCCAATCGGGTTTCCAGGAGGTTCTTTTTCGATTTCTCTCCTTAAAGCTGCTAATCCATTCGTTTTTGCTGCCTTACGTGCCGGGTTAAGCCCTGAGATGATCACTGTTGCTGTAATCACAAGGCTGAGCGGAATATAGGAAAAAGTAATCGAGAATTGATCGCTTGATCCTCCTTCAGACATGGACGACAAAATGGCTGGAATCTAAGCGAAAGTCTGCCCATTCTTTTTCAAAAGCCAATCACAGCAATATCCCCTCTTTTGATGGACAGGTCAATCCCCATCAGCACAGGAATTTCATTTTCATTGCTTTTTCCCAATTTTAAATAGGTGATCTCATGCTTGAATCTGAATCATCTCTGCTCTCTGTTTATCTTTTTCTATAGATTAAGAAATAACTCGTTAATGCGCCCACAGCACCACCGATGAGCATACCAGCAATATAACCAAATATGGAATGATCTGACGAAAAACCAACCCATCCAAACCCTAGAACACCAAAGGCAATGACCAGCATGTGAATAGGTCTATTCATATTTGAATAAAGGAAGAAGCGGCCGTTTCGTTCAATTGGATGTTTTATAAAGCTAATTAAGCCAATTAGATAAAACAGAACCATCATGACAATAGGTATCATCATTTTTTCACCTGAGAACCAAAGAGGATCATTTGTCATATAAGTAATTGGAGACATAGGCGATATCAAATATGCGAAGCTCTTATCTACCCAATTCCCACTTGTCTTCATAATAAAATCTAAATGAACAATCGGTAATCCGATCACTAAAAAGGGTAAAATAGCTGTGCTGAACCCAACGATTGCCTGCGAAATGGAGCTTCCGGTTAAAGTACCCGCTGCAAAAAACAAACTATAAAACATCAAGGAGGAAACAAGCGAAATGATATAACCGCTGTGAAAGCCAGATGTCTCTAATGGATTAAGACCCAAAATAAGTAAATAAGTAAGAACATAAGAAACGGCATGAACAACTGCAATGATTCCAGTGCCTAAGAAGAACTTCGTGTGATAGATCGTACTTCTGTTAAATGGCAAAGATAAGGTAAAATCCATCTGTCCTTTATTTCTCTCAAATCCAAGCTGAATGACAGCAAAAAAGAGCCCCATGAACCAGGAAAGGACGAGAAAAGCATCTGTTTTAAAGCTATAAGAAAAGCGAGGTGAATCCGTAATACAAGCTGTATCGTTTAGGCACGTTTGAAAAGACGAATATTCCATTATGAATGCGAAGGGCGTCGCAAACACCGCAACAAGCATCACTAAAATGAATGTCAGCTCAGATTGCTTCCATTCCTTATATAATAATTGCCACTTTACCATCTGCGTTTCCCTCCAAACTTCGCTATGAATACTTCTTCTAAATTCACAGGCAGTTCATGCCATACTTTTGGCTTCAGTGACTTCAAGTACTCTTTAGCCTCTACGTCAGTTTTTAGAACAAGCGCTGTATAGAAAACACCCGCTTGATCCAAAATCGCAACACCATTTTTTCGAATCATTAAGTTCATATCTTCTTCAAAGGCCATTTGGATTTTGACATAATCATTCTTTAATTCATCTAAATCCATGACACTTGTGAGTTCATTTCCTTCTAAAAATCCAATTCGATTACACATACGCTCAATATCTTCTAGACGGTGAGATGTAATGAGAATAGACGTTTCACGTTTTGCAACTTCGTCGATCATGAGCTGAAGCACATCATTTCTTGTAACAGCGTCGATTCCATCAGTCGGCTCATCCAATAAAATAACCGCTGGTTTGATCGCAAAGCTTAAAATGAGTGACAGCTGTTTCTTTAACCCAGTCGACAATTCACTATATTTTACCTTTTCCGGAATTTCATATCGGTTCACAAGCTCATTGGCATAAGTCACGTCAAACCTCGGATAAATATGCTTTAACAGCTGGACAAGCTGTCCGTAATTGTATCTGTCAAAGTATGGATTCACAACTGGCATAAACACAATATTTTGCTTCACTAAAGGGTGGTCTTTCACCCGCACGTCTTTAAAATAAATCTCTCCTTCATCCGGAAGAAGAATTTGCTGTATCAATCGGAGAAGCGTTGTTTTCCCGGAGCCATTCCTCCCTAGTAGACCGAAGATCTCACCTTTTCCTATTTTGAAGGAAACGTCACTGAGGACTTGGCGTCCATTTAATGTTTTTGATACATTTCTGACCTCAATCAATTTGTTTTCCTCCTTTAAGACTTGAGCCGATCTCTTCTAGCCAATCCTTCAATTGATGAATATCAATACCGGCATAATGAGCTTCTATGATGAGTTGTCTTAACTGTTCTTTCACCTCGAGCACCTTCCCTTCATTCAGCTTTAACTGAGCACCTTCTGTCACATACGTACCACGACCCCGTAGCGTTTCAATAATCCCTTCCCGCTCAAGCTCTTTATACGCTTTACTGACGGTGTTTGGGTTGGCAATAATAATGGTGGCGAGTTCTCTGACGGAGGGCAATTTGTCACCTGGCCTCATCACACCTTTTAAACATAAAATTTTGAGCTGTTCAATGATTTGTTCATATATTGGCGCAGCGCTTCTTGGATCTATTTGGATCATAATGGCTCCCTCTTTCCTCATTCATGCTTTTGCAGTCCTATCGCTTGTTCATGTCCTTGCATTAAAGGGACCGAATTGAGTATCCAATCTTTTTGAACTTCAAAACCAATGAAAACGAGAACGAAAAAAAATGTACATGCTAACGCAACAGCCAGCACCATCCACTTCAAATTAATTGGCTTTTTTTCTTTTTTCATGGTTGAACACCTTTCTTCACTTTTTAAGTGTCTATAGTGTATTAGTTGATATAGTACACTTAACACAATATAGACACCTATTATAAAAGTCAATAGTTTATTAAAAAAATAAAAAACAGACCCTTAAAAGAAGGATCTGTTCATCATTCATTATCGTAAGAAATCCCTAAAATCATTTGGTTTTGCAAGTTCTGAATTTGAACACGCGCCCTGTCCAACCGTTCTCTTTGCTGGTCATTGGCGACATCTTTTAATTTTTCTAATTCGTTGACCGTATTCTCAAGCATGAGCTGTGCTTTAGAAAACTCTTCCTCATTATAATGTTCCTGCCGTGAGCTCAAATCAAATTGTTCATTTGCAAACTCAATGGTTTCAGTACTTTTTTGGATAAATTCATCGATTGACTGCCTTGTTGCCATCTTCATTCCCTCCATTTCATCATCGCTCCCGCCTATTTTGCCCATGTAAAGCTTTTTCACTAAAGAAAATGTTGGACTGATTCAATTGTTCTCCTTCATGATTTTTGTTAAACTTTAAGGATGCTTATTATTATGCAAGGAGGTTACTGACTTGGATCAGCATAACCCTTTTTTATATTCAAACAGTGAAAAACGTTATCACACATGGAACTATCATTTGCGTGAACACTTTGGTCATAAAGTATTTAAAGTAGCCTTAGACGGCGGCTTTGACTGCCCAAACCGTGATGGTACTGTTGCCCACGGCGGCTGTACATTTTGCAGTGCCGCTGGATCTGGTGATTTTGCAGGAAACCGGGCTGATGATCTCATCACTCAATTTAACGAAATCAAAGACCGGATGCATACAAAATGGAAAGACGGAAAATACATGGCGTATTTTCAAGCATATACAAACACACACGCACCGCTTCCTGTCCTAAAAGAAAAATATGAAACCGTCATGAATCTGGATGGTGTCGTAGGTCTATCCATTGCAACAAGACCTGACTGTCTGCCGGATGATGTAGTGGAGTATTTAGCCGAATTAAACGAACGCACTTACCTATGGGTAGAACTTGGTCTTCAAACGGTACATGAACGGACAGCTATGCTCATCAACCGTGCTCATGATTATGAATGCTACGTTGAAGGGGTAGAAAAACTGCGAAAACACGGAATTCGTGTCTGCTCGCATATCATCAATGGATTGCCTCTTGAAAACCGGGACATGATGATGGAAACAGCAAAAGCTGTTGCGGATTTAGATGTGCAAGGAATTAAAATTCATCTGCTTCACCTTTTAAAAGGAACTCCAATGGTCAAGCAATATGAAAAAGGAAAGCTTGAGTTTTTAAGCCAGGAGGAATATGTTCAGCTTGTTTGTGATCAGCTAGAGATTCTGCCGCCAGAAATGATTATCCATCGTATTACAGGTGACGGTCCCATTGAATTAATGGTTGGTCCAATGTGGAGTGTAAACAAGTGGGAAGTACTAAATGCCATTAACGCTGAGCTCGAAAGACGTAACAGCTACCAAGGTAAACGTTTCATCAGATTGGAAGAAGCATCCAAATGATTTTGAAACGCATGCTCCCTTTTAGTAAAGAGCTGTTAGAACGCGCGTGTCAAAAAGGCGACATCGTCATAGATGCAACAATGGGAAACGGCCACGATACACTCTATTTAGCTGACCTTGTAGGTACTGATGGACAAGTATTTGCATTCGACGTGCAGGAGGAAGCCTTGCAGCAGACAAGTAAAAGGCTTGGCGATCAATATCCTTACGTTCACTTGATCCATGATGGACATGAAAAACTGGCGGATCATCTGCCGAAGGATGTTTATGGACATATATCCGGTGCAGTGTTTAACCTTGGGTATCTGCCTGGAGGCAACAAAGCCGTCACCACTCAGGCCCATACAACCATTGAAGCGATCAAACAACTCCTCGAATGGCTCAAACCTGGAGGTCTGATCGTCCTTGTGATCTACCATGGGCATCCCGAAGGTAAAAGAGAAAAAGAAGTGCTTCTCGACTATTGCAGATCACTGCCTCATGAAGAGGTACAAGTTATATCATATCAATACATGAATATTCAAAACGACCCGCCTTTTGTGGTCGCCATTGAAAAAAAGCTCAAATCCTAATGATTT contains the following coding sequences:
- a CDS encoding DUF4257 domain-containing protein, which produces MKMLQQVIIACAIGGVMGILGHVKKKGRLEKPRMTKKFIYLGFIEDWLVGMIAATLLVLSSNPDSSLHLVILSIISGYGGEAVLRSFDFVREQRSQDADSNRHNRSPHE
- a CDS encoding PAS domain S-box protein: MVSSNIFGLQKQLELIKKALDHARIGVIMTDPSLEDNPIVYVNHGFTQMTGYKQDEILGRNCRFLQGKDTDQKQLALIRHGIQNKTPITTQLKNYKKDGTFFWNELNIDPLYIEQDDKTFFIGFQKDITKQKEYEQLLEDSLQEVTSLSTPIVPIKKGVSALPLIGKLSEERFDAIVAKLTCILDDSKDDYLIVDLSGLIEVDDSVAARIFKLHHLLNLTGTELIITGIKPQLAMKMKDLDTDFQNTLTYLTVKEAIKGLSLAENPV
- a CDS encoding ABC transporter permease codes for the protein MVKWQLLYKEWKQSELTFILVMLVAVFATPFAFIMEYSSFQTCLNDTACITDSPRFSYSFKTDAFLVLSWFMGLFFAVIQLGFERNKGQMDFTLSLPFNRSTIYHTKFFLGTGIIAVVHAVSYVLTYLLILGLNPLETSGFHSGYIISLVSSLMFYSLFFAAGTLTGSSISQAIVGFSTAILPFLVIGLPIVHLDFIMKTSGNWVDKSFAYLISPMSPITYMTNDPLWFSGEKMMIPIVMMVLFYLIGLISFIKHPIERNGRFFLYSNMNRPIHMLVIAFGVLGFGWVGFSSDHSIFGYIAGMLIGGAVGALTSYFLIYRKR
- a CDS encoding ABC transporter ATP-binding protein, whose product is MIEVRNVSKTLNGRQVLSDVSFKIGKGEIFGLLGRNGSGKTTLLRLIQQILLPDEGEIYFKDVRVKDHPLVKQNIVFMPVVNPYFDRYNYGQLVQLLKHIYPRFDVTYANELVNRYEIPEKVKYSELSTGLKKQLSLILSFAIKPAVILLDEPTDGIDAVTRNDVLQLMIDEVAKRETSILITSHRLEDIERMCNRIGFLEGNELTSVMDLDELKNDYVKIQMAFEEDMNLMIRKNGVAILDQAGVFYTALVLKTDVEAKEYLKSLKPKVWHELPVNLEEVFIAKFGGKRRW
- a CDS encoding GntR family transcriptional regulator; amino-acid sequence: MIQIDPRSAAPIYEQIIEQLKILCLKGVMRPGDKLPSVRELATIIIANPNTVSKAYKELEREGIIETLRGRGTYVTEGAQLKLNEGKVLEVKEQLRQLIIEAHYAGIDIHQLKDWLEEIGSSLKGGKQID
- a CDS encoding YtzC family protein; protein product: MATRQSIDEFIQKSTETIEFANEQFDLSSRQEHYNEEEFSKAQLMLENTVNELEKLKDVANDQQRERLDRARVQIQNLQNQMILGISYDNE
- a CDS encoding TIGR01212 family radical SAM protein (This family includes YhcC from E. coli K-12, an uncharacterized radical SAM protein.), with product MDQHNPFLYSNSEKRYHTWNYHLREHFGHKVFKVALDGGFDCPNRDGTVAHGGCTFCSAAGSGDFAGNRADDLITQFNEIKDRMHTKWKDGKYMAYFQAYTNTHAPLPVLKEKYETVMNLDGVVGLSIATRPDCLPDDVVEYLAELNERTYLWVELGLQTVHERTAMLINRAHDYECYVEGVEKLRKHGIRVCSHIINGLPLENRDMMMETAKAVADLDVQGIKIHLLHLLKGTPMVKQYEKGKLEFLSQEEYVQLVCDQLEILPPEMIIHRITGDGPIELMVGPMWSVNKWEVLNAINAELERRNSYQGKRFIRLEEASK
- a CDS encoding methyltransferase domain-containing protein → MILKRMLPFSKELLERACQKGDIVIDATMGNGHDTLYLADLVGTDGQVFAFDVQEEALQQTSKRLGDQYPYVHLIHDGHEKLADHLPKDVYGHISGAVFNLGYLPGGNKAVTTQAHTTIEAIKQLLEWLKPGGLIVLVIYHGHPEGKREKEVLLDYCRSLPHEEVQVISYQYMNIQNDPPFVVAIEKKLKS